A window from Ornithorhynchus anatinus isolate Pmale09 chromosome X4, mOrnAna1.pri.v4, whole genome shotgun sequence encodes these proteins:
- the TUBB4B gene encoding tubulin beta-4B chain, producing the protein MREIVHLQAGQCGNQIGAKFWEVISDEHGIDPTGTYHGDSDLQLERINVYYNEATGGKYVPRAVLVDLEPGTMDSVRSGPFGQIFRPDNFVFGQSGAGNNWAKGHYTEGAELVDSVLDVVRKEAESCDCLQGFQLTHSLGGGTGSGMGTLLISKIREEYPDRIMNTFSVVPSPKVSDTVVEPYNATLSVHQLVENTDETYCIDNEALYDICFRTLKLTTPTYGDLNHLVSATMSGVTTCLRFPGQLNADLRKLAVNMVPFPRLHFFMPGFAPLTSRGSQQYRALTVPELTQQMFDAKNMMAACDPRHGRYLTVAAIFRGRMSMKEVDEQMLNVQNKNSSYFVEWIPNNVKTAVCDIPPRGLKMSATFIGNSTAIQELFKRISEQFTAMFRRKAFLHWYTGEGMDEMEFTEAESNMNDLVSEYQQYQDATAEEEGEFEEEAEEEVA; encoded by the exons ATGAGGGAGATCGTGCACCTGCAGGCTGGCCAGTGCGGCAACCAGATCGGCGCCAAG TTCTGGGAGGTGATCAGCGACGAGCACGGGATCGATCCCACGGGCACCTACCATGGCGACAGCGACCTGCAGCTGGAGCGGATCAACGTCTACTACAACGAGGCCACGG gcgGCAAGTACGTTCCCCGAGCCGTGCTGGTGGACCTGGAGCCCGGGACTATGGACTCCGTCCGCTCTGGGCCTTTCGGGCAGATCTTCAGGCCGGATAACTTCGTCTTCG GCCAGAGCGGGGCCGGGAACAACTGGGCCAAGGGCCACTACACGGAGGGGGCCGAGCTGGTGGACTCGGTGCTGGACGTGGTCCGGAAGGAGGCGGAGAGCTGCGACTGCCTGCAGGGCTTCCAGCTGACCCACTCGCTGGGCGGGGGCACCGGCTCGGGCATGGGCACGCTGCTCATCAGCAAGATCCGCGAGGAGTACCCCGACCGCATCATGAACACTTTCAGCGTGGTGCCCTCGCCCAAGGTGTCGGACACGGTGGTGGAGCCGTACAACGCCACCCTGTCGGTCCACCAGCTGGTGGAGAACACGGACGAGACCTACTGCATCGACAACGAGGCCCTGTACGACATCTGCTTCCGCACCCTCAAGCTGACCACGCCCACCTACGGCGACCTCAACCACCTGGTGTCGGCCACCATGAGCGGGGTCACCACCTGCCTGCGGTTCCCCGGCCAGCTCAACGCCGACCTGCGCAAGCTGGCCGTCAACATGGTGCCCTTCCCCCGCCTGCACTTCTTCATGCCGGGCTTCGCCCCGCTGACCAGCCGCGGCAGCCAGCAGTACCGGGCCCTGACGGTGCCCGAGCTGACCCAGCAGATGTTCGACGCCAAGAACATGATGGCCGCCTGCGACCCCCGCCACGGCCGCTACCTGACGGTGGCCGCCATCTTCCGGGGCCGCATGTCCATGAAGGAGGTGGACGAGCAGATGCTCAACGTGCAGAACAAGAACAGCAGCTACTTCGTGGAGTGGATCCCCAACAACGTCAAGACGGCCGTGTGCGACATCCCGCCCCGCGGGCTGAAGATGTCCGCCACCTTCATCGGCAACAGCACGGCCATCCAGGAGCTGTTCAAGCGCATCTCGGAGCAGTTCACCGCCATGTTCCGCCGCAAGGCCTTCCTGCACTGGTACACGGGCGAGGGCATGGACGAGATGGAGTTCACCGAGGCCGAGAGCAACATGAACGACCTCGTCTCCGAGTACCAGCAGTACCAGGACGCCACGGCCGAGGAGGAGGGCGAGTTCGAGGAGGAGGCGGAAGAGGAGGTGGCCTAA
- the FAM166A gene encoding protein FAM166A — protein sequence MTTARIHHLLNPEPHYIPGYTGFYPQLHYQLGQTYGKTTARLLADPMGSKKSCTLLSPLTAPKFTEDLSKEKRPDPRDTDLHQAYIPHYTGFKPHKDFWVAGRYSPLRMAPQCRMGATWHLPSTDIMPYPPFPPCPPGRLEEPSALGHPGFRLAWGEAAWKRPALPPAFPSPPQFQHFRRDEYPIWSPRAESMDISKFERLPKLDVPNLIQRKAISGYSGFIPRFTWIMGVNYQQGVKEAMDEFDKNQHKVRSPVCALGERFPDTHWPNTKIFTSMGMMPFYTGFIPNLRDNFALTFGNGSRLSYRQERERRNYAL from the exons ATGACAACAGCGCGGATTCACCATCTCCTCAACCCGGAGCCTCACTACATCCCGGG CTACACTGGCTTCTACCCCCAGCTTCACTACCAGCTGGGGCAGACCTACGGAAAGACCACAGCCAGGCTGCTGGCCGACCCTATGGGATCAAAGAAATCCTGCACCTTGCTCTCGCCGCTCACCGCACCCAAATTCACCGAAGACTTGAGCAAGGAGAAGCGCCCGGACCCTCGGGACACGGATCTGCACCAGGCCTACATCCCCCATTACACCG GGTTCAAACCTCACAAGGACTTCTGGGTGGCAGGGCGCTATTCCCCGCTGAGGATGGCACCGCAGTGCAGGATGGGGGCTACCTGGCACCTGCCGTCGACGGACATCATGCCctacccgccctttcctccctgccccccgggccGTCTGGAAGAGCCCAGCGCCCTCGGCCACCCGGGCTTCAGGCtggcctggggagaagcagcttggaagaGACCCGCCCTCCCACCCGCGTTCCCTAGCCCGCCTCAG TTCCAGCATTTCCGGCGGGATGAATATCCCATCTGGAGCCCTCGGGCGGAATCCATGGACATCAGCAAGTTTGAAAGGCTTCCCAAACTggacgtgcccaacctgatccaGCGCAAAGCCATCTCAG GGTATTCCGGCTTTATACCCCGGTTCACCTGGATCATGGGGGTGAATTATCAGCAGGGGGTCAAAGAGGCAATGGATGAGTTTGACAAAAACCAG CATAAGGTAAGAAGCCCTGTCTGTGCCCTGGGAGAGAGATTTCCCGATACTCACTGGCCAAACACCAAGATCTTCACCAGCATGGGAATGATGCCTTTCTACACGGGATTCATACCGA ATTTACGGGACAACTTCGCTTTAACCTTCGGCAACGGCAGCCGCCTGTCCTACCGGCAAGAACGGGAGAGGCGAAACTATGCGCTATGA
- the STPG3 gene encoding protein STPG3 isoform X2 has protein sequence MNFDQKVVKFLANYYINGGQHWKYGREPHFRPCRPRLGAADSPLALPAPSLSVGSKCPVLDYCQKWNSLRAQPRPQLTFREALECRPPLLTDLEAPGPAHYPSLGGNRGAAAGPQKPRASRPRKLPRDGGGHRARHSFWCQNKSPFTHKVNFDAENRRPPPVRYTHLSGLDSQRPNQAQPLGFSFGQRLPPLPPESVPGPNVYNVDPGFRYLQTRPPTFSMNLCSRGGLAWAGSGSTPGPGAYTVRETRRSSRFAWAPGILIQGVRRHKRHDTGPFCTL, from the exons ATGAATTTCGATCAGAAAGTTGTCAAGTTTTTGGCAAATTATTACATAAATGGAGGACAGCACTGGAAATATGGGAGGGAGCCCCATTTTCGACCCTGCAG gCCCCGGCTGGGAGCCGCTGATAGTCCCTTAGCTCTGCCGGCCCCAAGTCTGAGCGTGGGCTCCAAGTGTCCAGTGCTTGACTACTGCCAGAAGTGGAATTCCCTGAGGGCCCAGCCCAGACCACAACTCA CCTTCCGGGAAGCCTTGGAGTGCCGTCCTCCACTGCTCACGGACCTCGAGGCGCCGGGCCCGGCTCACTACCCGTCTCTGGGCGGAAATCGGGGAGCGGCGGCGGGACCCCAGAAGCCCCGCGCCTCCAGGCCCAGGAAGCTCCCCAGAG ATGGCGGCGGGCACAGGGCCCGGCACTCTTTTTGGTGCCAAAACAAGAGTCCCTTCACTCACAAGGTGAACTTCGATGCCGAGAACCGG cGGCCACCCCCGGTTCGCTACACCCACTTGTCCGGCCTGGACTCCCAGCGGCCTAACCAAGCCCAGCCCCTGGGCTTCAGCTTTGGCCAGCGGCTaccgcccctccctcccg AGTCCGTGCCCGGCCCCAACGTGTATAACGTGGACCCCGGCTTTCGGTACCTGCAAACCCGCCCGCCGACCTTCTCCatgaacctctgctcccggggagGCCTGGCCTGGGCCGGCTCAG gctcgacccccggcccgggggctTACACGGTGAGGGAGACGCGCAGGTCCTCCCGCTTCGCCTGGGCCCCGGGCATCCTCATCCAAGGAGTCCGCCGACACAAGAGACACGACACTGGACCCTTCTGTACTCTGTAA
- the STPG3 gene encoding protein STPG3 isoform X1, whose amino-acid sequence MNFDQKVVKFLANYYINGGQHWKYGREPHFRPCRPRLGAADSPLALPAPSLSVGSKCPVLDYCQKWNSLRAQPRPQLTFREALECRPPLLTDLEAPGPAHYPSLGGNRGAAAGPQKPRASRPRKLPRDGGGHRARHSFWCQNKSPFTHKVNFDAENRRPPPVRYTHLSGLDSQRPNQAQPLGFSFGQRLPPLPPESVPGPNVYNVDPGFRYLQTRPPTFSMNLCSRGGLAWAGSGEATSSPGRGSTPGPGAYTVRETRRSSRFAWAPGILIQGVRRHKRHDTGPFCTL is encoded by the exons ATGAATTTCGATCAGAAAGTTGTCAAGTTTTTGGCAAATTATTACATAAATGGAGGACAGCACTGGAAATATGGGAGGGAGCCCCATTTTCGACCCTGCAG gCCCCGGCTGGGAGCCGCTGATAGTCCCTTAGCTCTGCCGGCCCCAAGTCTGAGCGTGGGCTCCAAGTGTCCAGTGCTTGACTACTGCCAGAAGTGGAATTCCCTGAGGGCCCAGCCCAGACCACAACTCA CCTTCCGGGAAGCCTTGGAGTGCCGTCCTCCACTGCTCACGGACCTCGAGGCGCCGGGCCCGGCTCACTACCCGTCTCTGGGCGGAAATCGGGGAGCGGCGGCGGGACCCCAGAAGCCCCGCGCCTCCAGGCCCAGGAAGCTCCCCAGAG ATGGCGGCGGGCACAGGGCCCGGCACTCTTTTTGGTGCCAAAACAAGAGTCCCTTCACTCACAAGGTGAACTTCGATGCCGAGAACCGG cGGCCACCCCCGGTTCGCTACACCCACTTGTCCGGCCTGGACTCCCAGCGGCCTAACCAAGCCCAGCCCCTGGGCTTCAGCTTTGGCCAGCGGCTaccgcccctccctcccg AGTCCGTGCCCGGCCCCAACGTGTATAACGTGGACCCCGGCTTTCGGTACCTGCAAACCCGCCCGCCGACCTTCTCCatgaacctctgctcccggggagGCCTGGCCTGGGCCGGCTCAGGTGAGGCGACTTCCAGCCCGGGGCGAG gctcgacccccggcccgggggctTACACGGTGAGGGAGACGCGCAGGTCCTCCCGCTTCGCCTGGGCCCCGGGCATCCTCATCCAAGGAGTCCGCCGACACAAGAGACACGACACTGGACCCTTCTGTACTCTGTAA